The following coding sequences are from one Paenarthrobacter ureafaciens window:
- a CDS encoding ABC transporter substrate-binding protein, with protein sequence MSTTFTRKQFLTVAGAGLGTLALGACAGPSTDGGGPDTKAVAVDWSTIKPASSISYMSSHPGKSRDTELLLIESFQKENPGITVNLVTGGANYEEVAQKFQTSQAGNDVPDVLLASDVWWFRYALSGAILPLNELLKATNTDISGYVPGLVSDYEYDQKQWAIPYARSTPLFYFNKDHFKAAGVPEGAPATWEEFAEWAPKIKAANASASGYQNAYQYPAIAGYAGWTLQNLLWGRGGAWSKEWEITADSEESVAAMQWVQDSIIKDSWAGVSSKNALTDLQAGAVSATISSSADLATVMKASKESAMRIGVGVLPGGDVSKSPVSPTGGSGLVIASKSTPERQLAAAMFIAHVTNAGNTAKLSAATGYAPVTQTADVSAILAQTPEFQVVVDQLKQTRNQDYARTFLPGGDQELAKAATKIMNEKADVKTTMSELKASLESIYNKDVKPKLKS encoded by the coding sequence ATGTCCACTACATTCACCCGCAAGCAGTTTCTCACCGTAGCCGGCGCGGGCCTCGGCACCCTGGCATTGGGAGCTTGCGCCGGCCCCTCAACGGATGGCGGCGGTCCGGACACCAAAGCCGTGGCGGTGGACTGGTCTACCATCAAGCCGGCCAGCAGCATCAGCTACATGTCCAGCCACCCGGGCAAGTCCCGGGATACGGAGCTGCTGCTGATCGAGTCATTCCAAAAAGAAAACCCCGGAATCACAGTGAACCTCGTTACCGGTGGGGCGAACTATGAAGAGGTTGCCCAGAAGTTCCAGACCTCGCAAGCAGGCAACGACGTCCCCGATGTTCTGCTCGCATCGGACGTCTGGTGGTTCCGGTACGCACTCTCGGGTGCGATTCTGCCCCTCAACGAACTTCTGAAGGCCACCAACACTGACATCTCCGGTTATGTCCCTGGACTGGTCAGCGACTATGAGTACGACCAGAAACAATGGGCCATCCCTTACGCCCGCTCCACTCCGCTCTTCTATTTCAACAAGGACCATTTCAAGGCAGCCGGGGTACCCGAAGGGGCTCCGGCTACCTGGGAAGAATTCGCGGAGTGGGCACCGAAGATCAAAGCCGCCAACGCTTCCGCGTCCGGCTACCAGAATGCCTACCAGTACCCTGCGATTGCGGGGTACGCGGGCTGGACACTCCAGAACCTCCTGTGGGGACGCGGAGGTGCGTGGTCCAAGGAGTGGGAAATCACTGCCGACTCCGAGGAATCAGTCGCTGCCATGCAGTGGGTGCAGGATTCCATCATCAAGGACTCATGGGCAGGCGTTTCCTCCAAGAATGCCCTCACCGACCTCCAGGCCGGCGCGGTCAGCGCAACGATCAGTTCCTCGGCCGACCTCGCCACCGTCATGAAAGCCTCGAAGGAGTCCGCCATGCGCATCGGTGTGGGCGTCCTCCCCGGCGGAGACGTCAGCAAGTCTCCGGTATCACCAACCGGCGGGTCCGGGCTGGTCATTGCCAGCAAATCCACCCCTGAGCGTCAACTCGCAGCCGCCATGTTCATCGCCCACGTCACCAATGCCGGGAATACTGCCAAACTGTCCGCTGCCACGGGGTACGCACCGGTTACCCAAACCGCGGACGTTTCGGCAATCCTCGCCCAAACGCCGGAGTTCCAGGTGGTTGTTGACCAGCTCAAGCAGACCCGGAACCAGGATTACGCCCGCACCTTCCTGCCGGGTGGGGACCAGGAGCTGGCCAAGGCAGCGACC
- a CDS encoding carbohydrate ABC transporter permease, which yields MSTTPVQPLPADAKPLSWRNLGRTIATGYVPLALATLVVFVPLLWMMLSSLKAPGEIVTTELALLPKEPSFQNYAEATSTVPFPRFFLNSVIVTAIGSTVKCVLAIFTAYALVFIRFPFKRVIFLLILVALMVPPQVAVLPNYVLIAGMGGLNTYWGIIVPSLGTAFGTFLLRQHFLTLPPAILESAEIDGAGHWRKLWKIVVPVSMPSIATVALVTIVAEWNEYIWPLIVTDHPDMMTLPVGLTQLVNSEGSTQNWGMLMAGSVIVLLPILIVFAALQRYIVSGLTQGSVTG from the coding sequence ATGAGCACTACTCCCGTTCAGCCCCTTCCAGCCGATGCAAAGCCTTTGTCCTGGCGGAACCTTGGCCGGACGATTGCCACTGGTTACGTACCACTCGCCCTCGCCACCCTTGTGGTATTCGTTCCTCTCCTGTGGATGATGCTCTCGTCGTTGAAGGCACCGGGAGAAATTGTCACCACCGAACTGGCTCTCCTCCCAAAAGAGCCAAGCTTCCAAAACTATGCGGAGGCCACGTCCACCGTTCCCTTTCCGAGGTTCTTCCTCAACAGCGTGATCGTGACGGCAATCGGCTCAACGGTGAAGTGTGTACTGGCCATCTTCACCGCCTACGCGCTGGTCTTCATCCGCTTCCCCTTCAAGAGGGTGATCTTTCTCCTGATCCTGGTCGCATTGATGGTTCCGCCGCAGGTAGCCGTGCTGCCCAACTACGTCCTGATCGCCGGCATGGGCGGACTGAATACTTACTGGGGAATCATTGTTCCCTCCCTGGGCACAGCCTTTGGCACATTCCTGCTGCGCCAGCACTTCCTTACACTCCCGCCGGCCATTCTGGAGTCTGCGGAAATCGACGGGGCCGGGCATTGGCGCAAGCTCTGGAAGATCGTGGTTCCAGTCTCGATGCCCAGCATCGCCACGGTCGCGCTGGTCACGATCGTGGCCGAGTGGAATGAGTACATCTGGCCGCTGATCGTCACTGACCACCCGGACATGATGACACTGCCAGTGGGGCTGACGCAGCTCGTCAACAGCGAAGGAAGCACCCAGAACTGGGGCATGCTCATGGCCGGCTCGGTGATCGTCCTGCTGCCGATCCTGATCGTCTTCGCTGCTCTCCAGAGGTACATAGTGTCCGGCCTGACGCAGGGCTCTGTAACCGGCTAA
- a CDS encoding carbohydrate ABC transporter permease codes for MRSPSGGRGEPPGLKRNSRWNRRTRRDAWFFILFAAPNVALILLFTYRPLLTNFYYSTLDWTLGAATATNVGFANYVEFFSSADAANVLGTTAVFTATTVGGAMALGLVVALVLNQKLKGRTFARAVVFAPYVLSGVGVGLVWLFIFDPTYGALSWLLRSVGQASPQWVNDPKLALTMVIIVYVWKNLGYCAVVYLAGLQSIPPQLMEAAALDGASSLRRFWTIVVPLLSPTTFFLLITSLLSSLQAFDIIRIMTPSGNGTSTLIFDSYLQAFGSYNRAGYSAAISVVLFAGLLVMTAVQLRFVERKVHYS; via the coding sequence CCCGTCCGGTGGACGCGGAGAACCGCCCGGCCTCAAGCGGAACAGCCGGTGGAACAGACGCACACGCCGGGACGCATGGTTCTTTATCCTGTTCGCCGCACCCAACGTAGCCCTGATCCTCCTCTTCACTTACAGACCCCTGCTCACGAATTTCTATTACTCCACCCTGGACTGGACGCTGGGAGCAGCAACCGCCACAAACGTGGGGTTTGCGAACTACGTCGAGTTCTTCTCATCGGCTGATGCCGCAAACGTCCTGGGAACCACGGCAGTATTCACCGCCACGACGGTAGGTGGCGCCATGGCGCTCGGCCTGGTGGTGGCGCTCGTCTTGAATCAAAAGCTGAAGGGCAGGACCTTCGCCCGGGCAGTTGTCTTTGCCCCCTATGTCCTTTCGGGCGTCGGGGTCGGATTGGTTTGGCTCTTCATTTTCGATCCGACCTACGGAGCATTGTCCTGGCTCCTCCGCTCCGTGGGGCAGGCGAGTCCTCAGTGGGTCAACGACCCCAAGCTGGCGCTGACGATGGTCATCATCGTTTACGTCTGGAAAAACCTGGGCTACTGCGCCGTCGTTTACCTGGCCGGGTTGCAGTCCATCCCGCCCCAGCTGATGGAAGCGGCCGCCCTGGATGGGGCCTCGAGCCTGCGCCGGTTCTGGACGATCGTGGTGCCCCTGCTTTCTCCCACTACGTTCTTCCTGCTGATTACATCCCTGCTGAGCTCGCTTCAGGCGTTCGACATCATCCGGATCATGACGCCATCGGGCAATGGCACCAGCACGCTCATCTTCGATTCCTATCTCCAAGCCTTCGGGTCATATAACCGGGCAGGCTACTCCGCGGCCATTTCGGTGGTCCTGTTCGCAGGTCTGCTGGTCATGACGGCTGTGCAACTCCGGTTCGTGGAACGAAAGGTTCACTACTCATGA